A single region of the Nitrosomonas sp. Is79A3 genome encodes:
- a CDS encoding DUF3025 domain-containing protein — MNIRDWNPNFVDISPMFESFLHLRQYLANCPLWPEHTDLNKLVLLRDQQVLTQSEKQICFVPQGIGKQCFEQDYESRIYLTGQVQTRAKNWHDFFNALVWNTFPRTKSALNQLHYQAQLLESVNKIKHRSTLRDAATLFDESGVIVVSSEKTLIQLLNDFEWKELFWQQRKAVLSSMRFFVFGHGLYEKALNPYIGMTGKGIIFNVKAAFFAQSLLNQLQSIDSILESFLLQNLTSNSDLTPVPLLGYPGWIEDNNKEIYYENKKYFRERHKSDPVS; from the coding sequence ATGAACATACGTGATTGGAATCCAAATTTTGTGGATATTTCGCCCATGTTCGAATCGTTTCTGCATTTGAGACAGTATCTTGCAAATTGTCCATTATGGCCTGAGCATACTGACTTAAATAAGCTGGTGCTGCTGAGAGACCAACAAGTTCTTACTCAATCTGAGAAACAAATTTGTTTTGTACCTCAGGGCATTGGGAAACAATGTTTTGAGCAAGACTACGAATCGAGAATTTATCTAACCGGTCAAGTGCAAACAAGAGCTAAGAACTGGCATGATTTTTTTAACGCCTTAGTATGGAATACATTTCCACGTACAAAATCAGCACTTAATCAATTGCATTATCAAGCTCAATTATTGGAATCAGTAAACAAAATTAAACATCGTAGTACGTTAAGAGATGCTGCGACGCTGTTTGACGAATCAGGTGTTATCGTTGTTAGTAGCGAGAAAACACTCATTCAATTATTAAACGACTTTGAATGGAAAGAATTATTTTGGCAGCAACGTAAAGCAGTGTTGTCATCAATGCGATTCTTTGTTTTTGGTCATGGGTTGTATGAGAAAGCATTAAACCCTTATATTGGTATGACAGGTAAAGGAATAATTTTTAATGTCAAAGCAGCATTCTTCGCGCAGTCCTTATTAAACCAATTACAGTCAATCGACTCTATTTTAGAGTCCTTTCTATTGCAAAATTTAACATCAAACTCTGATTTGACGCCTGTTCCACTCTTGGGCTACCCAGGTT
- a CDS encoding EI24 domain-containing protein, with translation MSFIFKATASAFRDLIRFKIAWIIIWPILVSTLLWLIIGFVFQDSSSGLILLVLNEIGIGEWLQNMESGWITSVIQSLIHIIVFIPLVMITTLLITTIFVMPALIKLVANRYYPELKCEYGGTVSGSIINAILASGIFILIWVITVPLWAIGAGIIIPFVAAAFMNQQLFRYDALSEHASKQEMKIICASNRYSLWGLGLLTGLFQFVPILNLLAPIFTALAFIHFGLEHLRLLRAENVKKDLSVIDH, from the coding sequence ATGTCTTTTATTTTTAAAGCGACTGCAAGTGCATTTCGCGATCTGATACGGTTTAAGATCGCATGGATTATTATTTGGCCAATTTTGGTTTCAACACTGCTCTGGCTCATTATCGGTTTTGTTTTTCAAGATAGCTCTTCTGGACTGATACTCCTGGTGCTTAATGAAATTGGTATTGGCGAATGGTTGCAAAATATGGAATCCGGGTGGATAACTTCTGTTATTCAAAGCTTAATCCATATAATTGTGTTCATTCCACTCGTGATGATAACCACTTTATTGATTACAACTATTTTTGTTATGCCTGCACTGATCAAGCTGGTTGCTAATCGTTATTACCCTGAGCTTAAGTGTGAGTATGGCGGCACCGTGAGCGGCAGTATCATTAATGCGATACTTGCCAGCGGTATTTTTATACTGATCTGGGTCATTACAGTGCCGCTATGGGCAATTGGGGCTGGAATTATTATTCCTTTTGTGGCAGCAGCATTTATGAACCAGCAGTTGTTTCGATATGATGCATTATCTGAACATGCCAGCAAACAAGAAATGAAGATTATTTGTGCATCAAATAGATACTCACTATGGGGATTAGGTTTGTTAACCGGTTTATTTCAGTTTGTACCTATACTTAATCTACTGGCTCCGATTTTTACAGCGCTTGCATTTATTCATTTTGGATTGGAGCATTTAAGGCTTTTGCGTGCAGAAAATGTGAAAAAAGATTTGTCTGTGATTGATCATTAA
- the flgM gene encoding flagellar biosynthesis anti-sigma factor FlgM, which translates to MKIDKSLQPVSTVSVSDGKRRIDITPNPSAGQENNVHLSPNVAKLQNVDSSSASGSIINTARVQEIKQAISEGNFQINPEVVADRLLETVKELIQSKKGAI; encoded by the coding sequence ATGAAAATAGATAAATCTTTACAGCCAGTGTCGACGGTTTCTGTCAGTGATGGAAAAAGGCGCATTGATATCACGCCTAATCCAAGTGCAGGCCAAGAAAATAATGTGCATTTAAGTCCGAATGTTGCGAAACTGCAAAATGTCGACAGCAGCTCCGCTAGCGGCTCGATTATTAACACGGCACGTGTTCAGGAAATCAAGCAAGCAATCAGTGAAGGAAATTTTCAAATAAATCCGGAGGTCGTTGCCGATAGATTGCTTGAAACAGTTAAAGAACTGATACAGTCTAAGAAAGGTGCTATTTAA
- a CDS encoding flagellar protein FlgN: protein MTSSQPFLYFMKELETERNTLRAFIEILKKEENALVEGKIEKIDYLASDKSRLIEELIQFDDHRNEFLRKQGLSLEKNSINAWLSEQHTGQSEIKILWNELLDLAKTAQQLNHSNGLIISTQLQHNQRAFTALHCAAGNVSLYGPKGQTYI, encoded by the coding sequence ATGACTTCTTCTCAGCCTTTCTTATATTTTATGAAAGAACTAGAAACTGAAAGAAACACTTTACGTGCATTTATTGAAATTCTTAAAAAAGAAGAAAATGCGCTCGTTGAAGGAAAAATAGAAAAAATAGATTACCTTGCCTCCGATAAATCACGTTTAATTGAAGAATTGATACAGTTTGATGATCATCGAAACGAATTCTTACGGAAGCAAGGTCTTTCTTTGGAAAAGAACAGCATCAATGCTTGGCTGAGCGAACAACATACTGGTCAGTCTGAAATAAAAATTTTATGGAATGAATTATTAGATCTGGCAAAAACAGCGCAACAACTTAATCATTCAAATGGTTTGATTATTTCAACTCAGCTGCAACATAATCAACGTGCTTTCACTGCACTACACTGTGCAGCAGGGAATGTTTCTTTATATGGCCCGAAAGGTCAAACTTATATTTGA
- the motD gene encoding flagellar motor protein MotD: MLKKRKRKEDEHADNHERWLVSYADFITLLFAFFIVMYAVSSVNEGKYRVLSSSLVSAFKNDNPSNFPPPQSTEFSPINTQQSSQADSIKLIDNLSFQKTKKQEKMKSMAKNILHALEPLVKDGQVRVTQSALGITVEINASVLFSPGQAKLADSSSLTLQAVAHVIKGHEHEIHVEGHTDNLPIHTENFPSNWELSSARASSVIRLFIENGVEAHRLTALGYGENRPIETNETLEGRKRNRRVTVMILSTNPDKVTEIPIVEY, encoded by the coding sequence ATGTTAAAGAAAAGAAAGCGAAAAGAAGATGAACATGCGGATAATCATGAACGTTGGCTAGTTTCATATGCTGATTTCATTACGCTGTTATTTGCTTTTTTTATTGTAATGTATGCAGTTTCATCGGTTAATGAGGGTAAGTATCGCGTCTTGAGCTCTTCGCTGGTTAGCGCATTTAAAAACGATAATCCATCCAATTTTCCACCTCCTCAATCAACAGAGTTTTCACCTATCAATACCCAACAATCCAGTCAGGCTGACTCAATCAAGCTGATTGATAATCTAAGTTTTCAGAAAACAAAGAAGCAAGAAAAAATGAAAAGCATGGCGAAAAATATTCTCCATGCGTTGGAGCCCTTAGTAAAGGATGGTCAAGTGCGAGTTACACAGAGTGCTTTAGGAATTACTGTTGAAATCAATGCCAGTGTTCTTTTTTCACCGGGACAGGCTAAACTAGCAGACAGTTCAAGTTTGACATTGCAAGCAGTTGCTCACGTTATCAAGGGACATGAGCATGAGATTCATGTCGAAGGGCATACGGATAATTTACCCATCCACACCGAGAATTTTCCCTCAAATTGGGAACTATCTTCAGCACGTGCAAGTAGTGTGATTAGGTTATTCATAGAAAATGGTGTTGAGGCACATCGTCTTACTGCACTTGGCTATGGTGAGAATAGACCCATAGAAACTAATGAAACACTTGAAGGTAGAAAAAGAAATCGCCGGGTAACGGTTATGATTTTATCAACGAATCCGGATAAAGTAACTGAAATCCCGATTGTTGAGTATTAG
- a CDS encoding flagellar motor protein, translating into MDLNSVIGILLAFIAIIGGQILEGGHVGSLLQVAAFLIVMGGTVGAVLLQSPVKIFLNGVKMSAWVFFPPINSPQTLIKQIINWAHISRKEGLLALETHVPVVKDPLTRKGLQLLADGSTPEKLREVLEIDILALEAHQRQSARIWEAAGGYAPTIGILGAVLGLIHVMENLSDPELLGNGIAVAFVATIYGVGLANLIFLPIANKLKSIINEHVVMQEILVDGFVAIASGENPRLIENRLKGYFI; encoded by the coding sequence ATGGATTTAAATAGTGTTATCGGTATTTTGTTGGCTTTTATTGCAATAATTGGCGGGCAGATTCTCGAAGGCGGTCATGTTGGTTCCTTGCTGCAAGTTGCTGCTTTTTTGATTGTTATGGGTGGTACAGTTGGAGCAGTTTTGCTACAAAGCCCAGTGAAAATTTTCCTCAATGGAGTCAAAATGAGTGCGTGGGTATTTTTTCCGCCAATCAATTCTCCGCAAACATTAATAAAACAAATTATCAATTGGGCTCATATATCACGCAAAGAAGGATTGCTAGCGCTTGAAACGCATGTGCCGGTTGTAAAGGATCCTTTGACAAGGAAAGGATTGCAGCTACTGGCCGATGGGAGTACTCCGGAAAAATTACGTGAGGTTCTGGAAATTGATATATTGGCTTTAGAGGCGCACCAACGCCAATCTGCCCGGATTTGGGAAGCGGCTGGCGGTTATGCCCCGACGATCGGCATATTAGGGGCTGTGCTGGGTTTGATTCATGTTATGGAGAACTTGTCGGATCCTGAACTTTTAGGGAATGGTATTGCAGTCGCCTTTGTTGCAACCATATACGGTGTTGGATTAGCCAATCTGATTTTTTTGCCGATAGCAAATAAGTTAAAAAGTATTATTAATGAACATGTGGTCATGCAAGAAATACTGGTTGATGGGTTTGTTGCTATCGCCAGTGGCGAGAATCCCCGGTTAATTGAAAACCGCTTGAAGGGTTATTTCATTTAA
- a CDS encoding RNA polymerase sigma factor FliA, translating to MYTATGTKAIDKEQFITEFTPLVKRIAYHMMTRLPASVQVDDLIQAGMIGLLDAINRYEGSYGRQFESYAAQRIRGSILDELREADWLPRSIRKKMRRIEAAVNLLEQRKGCAPSEQDLAQELDMSLDEYHETLQSARGAQLIYYEDFQQDDEEPFLDRLFIDSEGDPLNVLLDENFRNLLITAIDNLPPREKQVMGMHYEQEMNLREIGEVLGVSESRVCQLHTQAVARLRSRLRNL from the coding sequence ATGTATACTGCGACCGGAACTAAAGCTATTGATAAAGAACAGTTTATAACGGAATTTACGCCATTGGTAAAACGCATCGCCTATCACATGATGACTCGATTGCCAGCAAGTGTGCAGGTTGATGATCTTATTCAAGCGGGGATGATTGGTTTGCTTGACGCAATCAATCGCTATGAAGGTTCGTATGGCCGGCAATTTGAGAGTTACGCAGCGCAGCGCATACGCGGTTCTATCTTGGACGAATTGCGGGAGGCAGATTGGCTGCCGCGCAGTATACGAAAAAAAATGCGACGTATAGAAGCTGCGGTGAATTTGTTAGAGCAACGCAAAGGCTGTGCACCCAGTGAACAGGATCTGGCTCAGGAATTGGATATGTCGCTTGATGAATACCATGAGACTTTGCAAAGTGCACGGGGCGCTCAATTAATTTATTACGAAGATTTTCAGCAGGATGATGAAGAACCATTTTTGGATCGTTTATTCATCGACTCTGAAGGTGATCCATTAAATGTGCTTCTGGATGAGAATTTTAGGAATCTGCTGATTACAGCTATTGATAATCTTCCCCCTCGGGAAAAACAGGTAATGGGGATGCATTACGAACAAGAAATGAATTTAAGAGAAATTGGTGAAGTGCTTGGCGTTAGTGAATCCAGGGTTTGTCAGCTACACACGCAGGCAGTTGCGCGTTTGCGCAGCCGTTTAAGAAATCTTTGA
- a CDS encoding AAA family ATPase translates to MTRLILHDQAAGLRNLTLFQAPDSARVFTIAGGTARVGKTSIVVNLATALAQNGQRVLLIDENPCHNSICTSLGLQARFDLLHVIHKDKRLDQVLLQGPENIIILSAMRGIHALNKLNPLEQDWLIKSFAELTGSVDIVLIDTAMSGTTHVLPLSLASEQVMIVISGSAASLTGAYALIKIMSQEYTKQNFLVLVNKVDSETESLSIYQNLYKVARQYLSVTLEYIGYIPSDEKLRNSTQLCRPVLETFPASQAALSFKHLAQNVLRSSCPDKYTGGIDNFMQRLIRTSHLSMANFMV, encoded by the coding sequence ATGACTAGATTGATTTTACACGATCAGGCGGCAGGGCTACGTAATCTGACATTATTTCAGGCACCTGATTCAGCGCGTGTTTTCACAATCGCAGGTGGAACAGCACGGGTCGGAAAAACGAGCATTGTGGTGAATCTTGCTACGGCATTAGCGCAGAATGGCCAACGTGTGTTATTGATTGACGAGAATCCCTGCCATAACAGCATTTGTACGAGTTTAGGCCTACAGGCACGCTTTGATTTGCTACACGTGATCCACAAAGATAAAAGACTGGATCAAGTGCTTTTACAAGGCCCGGAAAATATCATCATATTATCTGCCATGCGCGGCATTCATGCATTAAACAAGCTGAATCCGCTTGAACAAGATTGGCTTATTAAAAGTTTTGCGGAGCTTACCGGTTCTGTTGATATTGTGTTAATTGATACTGCAATGTCCGGTACAACCCATGTCCTGCCTTTAAGTTTAGCTTCAGAACAAGTCATGATCGTGATTTCTGGTTCAGCCGCATCCCTTACGGGAGCGTATGCGCTGATTAAAATCATGAGCCAGGAATATACCAAACAGAATTTCCTTGTTCTGGTGAATAAAGTTGACTCGGAAACAGAATCACTGTCCATCTATCAGAATTTATACAAAGTGGCTCGTCAATATCTGTCTGTAACACTGGAATATATTGGCTATATCCCAAGTGATGAAAAATTACGTAATTCAACGCAATTATGTAGACCGGTGCTTGAAACATTCCCGGCTTCGCAAGCAGCACTTAGTTTTAAACATCTGGCTCAGAATGTTTTGCGCTCTTCATGCCCGGATAAATATACCGGGGGAATCGATAATTTCATGCAACGATTGATTCGGACAAGCCATCTTAGTATGGCAAATTTTATGGTGTGA
- the flhF gene encoding flagellar biosynthesis protein FlhF, translated as MKVKRYIASTSREALRQVKEELGVDAVILSNRKTRDGVEIMALADSEMSDLVHTQGPSAMSSNDITHHRQNKESSVVDSYSTLLSLASEPAETVKASNDVMSASLARDIIAEIQLMKNTLEDQLATVAWGNFTQRRPEKVKLLRTLLDTGFSPMLSRRLVDRLPVDLDYEQSLKQAMSALAFNLRTVANDDMIEKGGVYALIGPTGVGKTTTTAKLAARCVIRHGADKVALLTTDSYRIGGHEQLRIYGQLLGIPVRNIKDTDDLQLTLSELKNKHMVLIDTVGMSQRDQMVAEQITMLSNCGTDVKRMLILSAASNGKTLDEVISAHQKSGIYGCIITKVDEAASLGVVLDVVIRRKLPLHYVANGQKVPEDIHAANPRYLLHRIFKSTPGESAFTLRDAEFALIMATKNGGTPSQSEEKALAGFTYD; from the coding sequence ATGAAAGTAAAACGCTATATCGCTTCCACATCACGAGAAGCATTACGTCAAGTTAAAGAAGAACTTGGTGTTGATGCCGTCATATTATCGAACAGAAAAACAAGGGACGGCGTTGAAATCATGGCGCTGGCGGATTCTGAGATGTCAGATCTGGTGCATACCCAAGGGCCGTCTGCTATGTCATCAAATGATATTACTCACCACAGACAAAACAAAGAGTCGAGTGTGGTTGACTCCTATTCAACGCTACTTTCTTTAGCGAGTGAGCCAGCAGAAACGGTGAAAGCATCGAATGATGTGATGTCCGCGTCATTGGCCCGCGACATTATTGCAGAGATACAGTTGATGAAAAATACACTGGAAGATCAGTTGGCTACTGTTGCATGGGGAAACTTTACGCAGCGCAGGCCAGAAAAAGTAAAACTGTTACGTACTTTGTTGGATACGGGTTTTAGTCCGATGTTATCACGCCGGCTTGTCGACAGACTACCCGTCGATCTGGATTATGAACAAAGTCTGAAACAGGCAATGTCCGCATTGGCTTTTAATCTGCGTACAGTTGCCAATGATGACATGATTGAAAAGGGTGGTGTTTATGCACTGATCGGTCCTACTGGTGTCGGCAAGACCACGACTACGGCGAAACTGGCGGCGCGTTGTGTAATCCGGCACGGTGCAGACAAAGTCGCGTTGCTGACTACTGATAGTTACCGTATTGGTGGCCATGAGCAACTAAGAATCTATGGGCAATTATTGGGTATTCCTGTGCGCAACATCAAAGATACCGATGATTTGCAGTTAACGCTGTCGGAGCTTAAAAACAAGCATATGGTGTTGATTGATACGGTGGGTATGAGTCAACGTGATCAAATGGTTGCTGAGCAGATTACGATGTTGAGCAACTGTGGCACCGATGTAAAACGTATGCTTATTTTGAGTGCTGCATCGAATGGAAAAACTCTGGATGAGGTGATTTCTGCCCACCAGAAGAGCGGTATTTACGGTTGCATCATTACAAAAGTCGATGAGGCTGCCAGTTTAGGCGTAGTTTTGGATGTAGTCATACGCAGAAAATTACCACTGCATTATGTCGCAAACGGACAAAAGGTCCCGGAAGATATTCATGCCGCTAATCCACGCTATTTGTTGCATCGAATTTTTAAATCGACCCCGGGTGAGTCCGCTTTTACTTTGCGGGATGCGGAGTTTGCTTTAATTATGGCAACTAAGAATGGTGGAACGCCGTCACAATCAGAGGAAAAAGCATTGGCAGGATTTACCTATGACTAG
- the flhA gene encoding flagellar biosynthesis protein FlhA — MNNTAALSSLTDINNLKTLAGPILIIMILAMMVLPLPPFILDFLFTFNIAISIIVLMVSLYTKNPLDFAVFPTILLITTLLRLSLNIASTRVVLLEGHTGPDAAGKVIEAFGHFLVGGNYTVGLIVFIILVIINFVVITKGAGRIAEVSARFTLDAMPGKQMAIDADLNAGLIGEDEARKRRSDISQEADFYGSMDGASKFVRGDAIAGILIMLITIIGGLLVGVLQHDLELGAAAKQYTMLTIGDGLVGQIPALIISTAAGLVVSRVTTDEDLGEQVLSQLFNQPQVLVITACIMGIMGLVPGMPNFVFLFIASILGSIAYLKIKNIAVAPTIESIAPEIPSIEKADASWDDVTPIDTLGLEVGYRLIPLVDKAQQGDLLKRINGIRRKFAQEIGFLPPVIHIRDNLELRPNAYRITLKGSVIGQGESYSGMYLAINPGRVTMQLPGTVTSDPAFGLPAVWIEAALREQAQINGYTVVDASTVVTTHINHLIHSHAAELLGRQELQKLLDHLNAQFPKLIEDLVPKLLPLSTVQKILHNLLEESVHIRDMRTIIDVLTEHATQTQDAIELTAIVRAALGRAIVDQFFPAGAEVQVMSLHHELENILIQVMQSGGIQGTGIEPGLADTLLKEARSAALQQEKLGLPIVLLVPGAIRFLLAKFLRRALPQLRVLSHSEIPDSRKIKITSLVGGNK, encoded by the coding sequence ATGAATAACACGGCCGCATTGTCATCCTTAACGGATATCAATAATCTCAAGACTCTTGCCGGTCCGATATTGATTATTATGATTCTGGCTATGATGGTGTTGCCACTGCCGCCATTCATACTGGATTTTCTATTTACCTTCAATATTGCAATATCCATCATCGTGCTCATGGTGAGTCTTTACACCAAAAATCCGCTTGATTTTGCCGTTTTTCCTACAATACTACTGATTACAACCTTATTAAGGTTATCACTCAATATAGCTTCAACCCGGGTTGTATTACTGGAAGGGCATACCGGCCCAGATGCAGCTGGCAAGGTGATCGAAGCTTTCGGTCATTTTTTGGTCGGAGGAAATTATACCGTTGGATTGATTGTGTTTATTATTCTGGTCATCATCAATTTTGTGGTGATAACCAAGGGTGCCGGACGTATTGCTGAAGTCAGTGCGCGTTTTACACTGGATGCTATGCCGGGTAAGCAAATGGCCATTGATGCCGATTTGAATGCCGGATTGATTGGTGAAGATGAGGCTCGCAAGCGTCGATCTGATATTTCGCAAGAAGCTGATTTTTATGGATCGATGGATGGTGCCAGTAAGTTTGTGCGGGGTGATGCTATCGCGGGCATATTGATTATGCTCATTACCATTATCGGTGGATTGCTTGTCGGTGTACTGCAGCATGATTTGGAATTAGGTGCAGCAGCCAAGCAGTATACGATGTTGACTATTGGTGATGGTTTGGTTGGACAAATTCCTGCGCTGATTATTTCAACAGCAGCTGGTTTAGTCGTGAGTCGTGTGACCACCGATGAAGATCTGGGCGAGCAAGTCTTAAGTCAATTATTTAATCAACCGCAAGTATTAGTGATAACGGCTTGCATTATGGGCATCATGGGTTTGGTGCCTGGTATGCCGAATTTTGTATTCTTGTTTATTGCATCTATTTTAGGCTCTATAGCTTATTTAAAGATAAAAAATATTGCAGTTGCTCCAACCATTGAATCAATCGCCCCAGAAATACCTTCCATAGAAAAAGCAGATGCGAGCTGGGATGATGTGACACCCATTGATACGCTTGGGCTAGAAGTCGGTTATCGATTGATTCCTTTGGTAGACAAAGCGCAGCAAGGTGATTTGTTAAAAAGAATAAATGGCATACGTAGAAAATTTGCGCAAGAAATCGGCTTCTTGCCACCGGTGATTCACATCCGGGATAACCTGGAGCTGCGGCCAAACGCCTATCGCATTACACTCAAAGGCTCGGTAATCGGTCAAGGGGAGTCTTATTCCGGTATGTATTTGGCGATCAATCCGGGACGGGTCACTATGCAGTTACCTGGGACTGTGACCAGTGATCCGGCGTTTGGACTTCCTGCTGTATGGATAGAAGCTGCACTGCGTGAACAGGCGCAAATCAATGGTTACACCGTTGTCGATGCCAGCACTGTCGTAACCACGCATATCAACCATTTGATTCATTCACATGCTGCCGAATTATTGGGCAGACAGGAATTACAAAAGCTTCTTGATCATCTCAACGCGCAGTTTCCAAAACTTATCGAAGATCTGGTTCCGAAATTATTGCCGTTATCAACGGTGCAGAAAATCTTACACAATTTATTGGAAGAAAGTGTGCATATCCGGGATATGCGTACCATCATCGATGTACTGACCGAACACGCAACGCAAACCCAAGATGCGATTGAATTAACAGCGATTGTCAGGGCGGCTTTAGGTCGTGCAATCGTGGATCAGTTTTTCCCCGCAGGCGCGGAGGTCCAAGTCATGAGCCTACATCATGAATTGGAAAATATACTTATCCAGGTGATGCAGTCTGGTGGTATTCAAGGCACCGGGATTGAACCCGGGCTTGCCGACACGTTATTAAAAGAAGCCCGGAGTGCAGCGCTACAACAAGAAAAACTTGGATTGCCTATTGTATTACTGGTACCAGGTGCTATCCGTTTCTTACTGGCGAAATTCTTACGCCGTGCATTACCTCAATTAAGAGTGCTTTCTCATTCAGAAATTCCGGATTCACGAAAAATCAAAATCACTTCCCTTGTTGGAGGTAACAAATGA
- the flhB gene encoding flagellar biosynthesis protein FlhB, producing the protein MAEDSDLERTEEATPKRLEKAREEGQVARSQELTTFTLLMAAAAGIMFMGAGLMDKLLRIMKAGMQMERDLAFQTDLMLNRLYELAFEGLLSMAPLLFLLLVIAFFAPMLLSGWMFSAKALIPKFDRINPIKGLGRIFSVHSLVELVKAILKTVVIGGVAALVIWHNKEAVMALLTVPVHLGISRAGDFLAMSFLLIIGAILLVVVIDVPYKIWEHAKQLRMTKEEIRKEHKDSEGDPFIKARIRGLQREAARRRMMAEIPKADVIVTNPTHYAVALRYKSETMRAPTVVAKGVHLLAARIREVAEEHRIPILEAPPLARALYHHAELESEIPEKLYTAVAEVLAYVFQLRRYNEYGGAAPKPPVDVPVPVELDPAQQAV; encoded by the coding sequence ATGGCTGAAGACAGTGATTTAGAACGTACCGAAGAGGCCACGCCGAAGCGCTTGGAAAAAGCGCGAGAGGAAGGCCAAGTTGCGCGTTCTCAGGAACTTACCACATTTACCTTATTGATGGCTGCTGCTGCCGGAATAATGTTTATGGGTGCTGGCCTGATGGATAAACTCTTGAGAATCATGAAAGCAGGCATGCAAATGGAACGTGATCTGGCGTTTCAAACAGATCTCATGCTTAATCGTTTGTATGAACTTGCTTTTGAAGGTTTGCTATCGATGGCGCCTTTATTATTTTTGCTGCTGGTTATTGCATTTTTCGCACCGATGCTATTGAGTGGCTGGATGTTTAGCGCCAAAGCGCTTATACCTAAATTTGATCGTATTAATCCCATTAAAGGGCTTGGCCGGATTTTTTCCGTGCACAGCTTGGTCGAGCTGGTGAAAGCTATCCTTAAGACCGTTGTGATTGGCGGTGTCGCAGCATTGGTCATTTGGCACAACAAAGAGGCTGTGATGGCACTGTTGACCGTGCCGGTCCATCTAGGCATCAGCCGCGCTGGTGATTTTCTGGCGATGAGTTTTTTATTGATCATTGGTGCCATATTACTGGTTGTTGTGATCGATGTGCCTTATAAAATCTGGGAGCATGCAAAACAGCTGCGGATGACTAAGGAAGAAATTCGCAAAGAACACAAAGACAGTGAAGGCGATCCGTTTATTAAAGCACGTATTCGCGGTTTACAACGCGAAGCTGCGCGTCGCCGCATGATGGCTGAAATACCGAAAGCCGATGTCATTGTCACTAATCCGACGCACTATGCGGTGGCGCTTCGCTATAAAAGTGAAACTATGCGCGCACCTACGGTAGTTGCAAAAGGGGTGCATTTACTGGCTGCCCGTATCCGTGAAGTAGCCGAAGAGCATCGTATACCTATTCTTGAAGCGCCACCACTTGCACGAGCTTTATATCATCACGCGGAACTGGAAAGTGAAATACCAGAAAAACTCTACACCGCGGTTGCTGAAGTATTGGCTTATGTCTTTCAGTTAAGGCGCTATAACGAATACGGAGGAGCAGCGCCAAAACCACCGGTTGATGTCCCCGTACCTGTTGAACTGGATCCGGCGCAGCAGGCAGTTTAA